In Aquila chrysaetos chrysaetos chromosome 10, bAquChr1.4, whole genome shotgun sequence, the following proteins share a genomic window:
- the STRIT1 gene encoding sarcoplasmic/endoplasmic reticulum calcium ATPase regulator DWORF isoform X1, giving the protein MAEPAQVPLSRLVVPILLAVGWIVGCALMVYIVFS; this is encoded by the exons ATGGCAGAACCAG cccAAGTCCCGCTTTCACGTCTCGTTGTACCTATACTCCTTGCAGTTGGCTGGATAGTGGGTTGCGCACTAATGGTTTACATTGTCTTCTCTTGA
- the STRIT1 gene encoding sarcoplasmic/endoplasmic reticulum calcium ATPase regulator DWORF isoform X2 has translation MLKKAQVPLSRLVVPILLAVGWIVGCALMVYIVFS, from the exons ATGCTGAAGAAAG cccAAGTCCCGCTTTCACGTCTCGTTGTACCTATACTCCTTGCAGTTGGCTGGATAGTGGGTTGCGCACTAATGGTTTACATTGTCTTCTCTTGA